Proteins co-encoded in one Christiangramia fulva genomic window:
- a CDS encoding 1,4-dihydroxy-2-naphthoate polyprenyltransferase, with amino-acid sequence MSKFSSWINAARLRTLPLSISGICVGSSVAAQQGHFNIVIFSLALGTTLGLQILSNFANDYGDGVKGTDNEDRIGPQRAIQSGLISHKEMLQAIVITAIATLFLAILLIYVSFGTEKWLSALVFFTLGVAAIVAAIKYTVGDSAYGYRGLGDVFVFIFFGIVAVYGSYYLYSHDHDWISLFPAISIGLLSTAVLNINNLRDRESDKKAGKVTLVVKLGANRAKDYHYSLILGALFFMVIYTVISANDLNDFIYLLGYIPLIFHLKRVVTNENPMLLDPELKIVALSTFAISLLFAIGLIW; translated from the coding sequence ATGAGTAAATTTTCATCCTGGATCAATGCCGCGAGGCTCAGAACTTTACCATTATCCATTTCGGGAATTTGCGTGGGAAGCAGCGTGGCTGCTCAGCAGGGCCATTTCAATATAGTTATTTTCAGCCTTGCCCTGGGAACGACCTTGGGATTGCAGATACTTTCAAATTTTGCAAACGATTATGGCGACGGAGTGAAAGGAACCGATAACGAAGACAGGATCGGGCCGCAGAGGGCCATACAAAGCGGACTCATTTCTCACAAAGAAATGCTGCAGGCCATCGTTATCACTGCGATTGCTACACTTTTTCTGGCAATTTTGCTTATTTATGTTTCCTTTGGTACTGAAAAATGGCTTTCAGCACTGGTATTTTTTACTTTGGGAGTGGCAGCGATAGTCGCGGCTATTAAATATACTGTGGGTGATTCGGCTTACGGCTACAGAGGCCTGGGGGATGTTTTCGTGTTTATTTTCTTCGGAATCGTTGCCGTTTATGGTTCTTACTATCTATATTCTCATGATCATGACTGGATAAGCCTTTTTCCGGCAATTTCTATAGGGTTATTGAGTACGGCAGTTTTGAATATTAACAATTTAAGAGACAGGGAATCTGATAAAAAAGCAGGAAAAGTCACTTTGGTAGTGAAACTGGGCGCTAACAGGGCAAAAGACTATCATTACAGCCTGATACTTGGTGCTTTGTTCTTTATGGTGATCTATACGGTAATTTCTGCCAATGATCTTAATGATTTCATCTACCTTCTGGGTTATATTCCTTTGATCTTTCATTTAAAAAGAGTGGTCACCAATGAAAATCCGATGTTGCTGGATCCTGAACTCAAAATAGTCGCATTATCTACTTTTGCGATTTCCCTGTTATTTGCCATAGGCCTTATCTGGTAA